The Dama dama isolate Ldn47 chromosome 28, ASM3311817v1, whole genome shotgun sequence genome has a window encoding:
- the HEY2 gene encoding hairy/enhancer-of-split related with YRPW motif protein 2 isoform X1: protein MKRPCEETTSESDMDETIDVGSENNYSGQSTSSVIRSNSPTTTSQIMARKKRRGIIEKRRRDRINNSLSELRRLVPTAFEKQGSAKLEKAEILQMTVDHLKMLQATGGKGYFDAHALAMDFMSIGFRECLTEVARYLSSVEGLDSSDPLRMRLVSHLSSCASQREAAAMTSSLAHHHHPLHPHHWAAAFHHLPAALLQPNGLHASESTPCRLSTTSEVPPAHGSALLTATFAHADSALRMPATGSVAPCVPPLSTSLLSLSATVHAAAAAATAAAHSFPLSFAGAFPMLPPNAAAAVAAATAISPPLSVSATSSPQQTGGGTNSKPYRPWGTEVGAF from the exons ATGAAGCGCCCTTGCGAGGAGACGACCTCTGAGAGCGACATGGACGAGACCATCGACGTGGGGAGCGAGAACAATTACTCGGG GCAAAGTACTAGCTCTGTGATTAGGTCGAATTCGCCAACAACAACATCTCAGATTAtggcaagaaagaaaaggagaggg ATAATAGAGAAAAGGCGTCGAGATCGGATAAATAACAGTTTATCTGAGTTGAGACGACTGGTGCCAACCGCTTTTGAAAAACAA GGATCTGCAAAGTTAGAAAAAGCTGAAATCCTTCAAATGACAGTAGATCACTTAAAGATGCTGCAGGCAACTGGGGGTAAAG GCTACTTTGACGCGCACGCCCTTGCCATGGACTTCATGAGCATCGGCTTCCGGGAGTGCCTAACGGAAGTGGCGAGGTACCTGAGCTCCGTGGAAGGCCTGGACTCCTCCGACCCCCTGCGCATGCGCCTGGTCTCGCACCTCAGCTCGTGCGCCTCGCAGCGGGAGGCGGCGGCCATGACCTCCTCTCTGGCCCACCACCATCACCCGCTGCACCCGCACCACTGGGCGGCGGCCTTCCACCACCTCCCGGCAGCCCTGCTCCAGCCCAACGGACTCCACGCCTCGGAGTCCACGCCCTGTCGCCTGTCCACCACTTCGGAAGTGCCTCCTGCCCACGGCTCCGCCCTCCTCACCGCCACGTTCGCCCACGCGGATTCCGCCCTGCGGATGCCCGCGACGGGCAGCGTCGCCCCCTGCGTGCCGCCTCTCTCCACGTCTCTGCTGTCCCTCTCCGCCACCGTCCACGCGGCCGCGGCCGCAGCCACCGCAGCTGCGCACAGCTTCCCTCTGTCCTTCGCCGGGGCGTTCCCCATGCTCCCCCCAAACGCAGCTGCCGCCGTGGCAGCTGCCACAGCCATCAGCCCGCCCTTGTCGGTATCAGCCACGTCCAGCCCTCAGCAGACGGGCGGTGGGACAAACAGTAAACCTTATCGACCCTGGGGCACAGAAGTAGGAGCTTTTTAA
- the HEY2 gene encoding hairy/enhancer-of-split related with YRPW motif protein 2 isoform X2: MKRPCEETTSESDMDETIDVGSENNYSGQSTSSVIRSNSPTTTSQIMARKKRRGGSAKLEKAEILQMTVDHLKMLQATGGKGYFDAHALAMDFMSIGFRECLTEVARYLSSVEGLDSSDPLRMRLVSHLSSCASQREAAAMTSSLAHHHHPLHPHHWAAAFHHLPAALLQPNGLHASESTPCRLSTTSEVPPAHGSALLTATFAHADSALRMPATGSVAPCVPPLSTSLLSLSATVHAAAAAATAAAHSFPLSFAGAFPMLPPNAAAAVAAATAISPPLSVSATSSPQQTGGGTNSKPYRPWGTEVGAF; encoded by the exons ATGAAGCGCCCTTGCGAGGAGACGACCTCTGAGAGCGACATGGACGAGACCATCGACGTGGGGAGCGAGAACAATTACTCGGG GCAAAGTACTAGCTCTGTGATTAGGTCGAATTCGCCAACAACAACATCTCAGATTAtggcaagaaagaaaaggagaggg GGATCTGCAAAGTTAGAAAAAGCTGAAATCCTTCAAATGACAGTAGATCACTTAAAGATGCTGCAGGCAACTGGGGGTAAAG GCTACTTTGACGCGCACGCCCTTGCCATGGACTTCATGAGCATCGGCTTCCGGGAGTGCCTAACGGAAGTGGCGAGGTACCTGAGCTCCGTGGAAGGCCTGGACTCCTCCGACCCCCTGCGCATGCGCCTGGTCTCGCACCTCAGCTCGTGCGCCTCGCAGCGGGAGGCGGCGGCCATGACCTCCTCTCTGGCCCACCACCATCACCCGCTGCACCCGCACCACTGGGCGGCGGCCTTCCACCACCTCCCGGCAGCCCTGCTCCAGCCCAACGGACTCCACGCCTCGGAGTCCACGCCCTGTCGCCTGTCCACCACTTCGGAAGTGCCTCCTGCCCACGGCTCCGCCCTCCTCACCGCCACGTTCGCCCACGCGGATTCCGCCCTGCGGATGCCCGCGACGGGCAGCGTCGCCCCCTGCGTGCCGCCTCTCTCCACGTCTCTGCTGTCCCTCTCCGCCACCGTCCACGCGGCCGCGGCCGCAGCCACCGCAGCTGCGCACAGCTTCCCTCTGTCCTTCGCCGGGGCGTTCCCCATGCTCCCCCCAAACGCAGCTGCCGCCGTGGCAGCTGCCACAGCCATCAGCCCGCCCTTGTCGGTATCAGCCACGTCCAGCCCTCAGCAGACGGGCGGTGGGACAAACAGTAAACCTTATCGACCCTGGGGCACAGAAGTAGGAGCTTTTTAA